In Cellvibrio polysaccharolyticus, a genomic segment contains:
- a CDS encoding non-ribosomal peptide synthetase: MLYFSSQGVHTPYPFTGSLDSIFRLQAAQHSAKPAVIFGSQTITYAALDQQASAWAKLFQDHQLLPEEPVALLLDSGIDQIAVQLGVLRAGGSCVPLDPAQPDARLNDMLADLETRLLVTTAQWQERLNVDHILLTDSPPADIHFKPVVTNAQHRTHFLHTSGTTGRPKAVEIEALNILRLAFNRDFSPLSADDVWAHISNPTFDASLYEIYGALLNGASLVVIPKQTLIDPYAFREVIRNRNITAMCITTALFNLTALALPDAFTGVHHVLVGGEAANAHALREVLAHSGVKNLRNAYGPTESTVYATSLHIVPGLLDGKNTVSIGRAIDNTQVFILDEQQRPVTGVQTGEIYLAGDGLARGYWKQDALNQQRFVTLSLAADQPPVRVYRTGDLASWNRDGTIEYLGRADSQIKLRGHRIELQEIETVLLSGGTLDGAVVDYIRPQIGEAEGYLLAYVVAADDAGFDPELLNNDLKSRLPVWMLPRIRQVPFIPLNPNGKADRRALKSLYVDDVAPVEPSADEEETLSGKIARIWRDVLGIHSLTPEDHFFQVGGSSLQAASLVLELKRRLAFDLPIRTLYEHPHLKDFSSFVQNWSVNQAGLQVTDTVAALREDARLADQIIARPNEVTDWLAADEGRIFVTGVTGFLGAFFLHDLLHTAGVQTVACLVRADNQHDGLARIRDNLDAYGLWNETFTARIRVLIGNLGDETLGLGAQGFAELANWASVIFHLGAHVNYTQPYEFHREANVQGTLNILNLANTGRGKGVHYVSSIAAYGPTGFFTGTTELYEEESLDLHLQSQKYDTGYSQSQWVAEQLVWAAKERGLSVVVYRPGFIMGDSQQGIGNHKDFVARLIKGCILLGAFPRLEKQKKEFITVDYVSGTILTIAKNPQHYGHAYNLVPLHARDSVSVLELHAMLEQSGYALELLPYSRWVQRLAAHSTLSDNPLLPLVPMLQEPVFGALTRWEVYENMPVYRTDNVRQVLGADAHCPTMNQALLDRYLQSWRASGFLPAQPRKLSA, encoded by the coding sequence ATGTTGTATTTTTCAAGTCAGGGCGTTCACACGCCTTATCCGTTTACCGGCAGTCTGGACAGCATTTTTCGTCTTCAAGCTGCACAACACTCCGCCAAACCCGCCGTTATTTTTGGCTCACAAACCATCACCTATGCCGCTCTGGATCAACAAGCCAGCGCCTGGGCAAAACTTTTTCAGGATCATCAACTCTTGCCGGAAGAGCCGGTTGCCCTATTGCTGGATTCCGGTATTGATCAAATCGCGGTGCAGCTGGGTGTTTTACGCGCCGGTGGCTCCTGTGTGCCATTAGACCCGGCGCAACCGGATGCGCGCCTGAATGATATGCTGGCCGACCTGGAAACCCGTTTGCTGGTCACTACCGCCCAATGGCAAGAGCGTTTGAACGTCGATCATATTCTGCTGACCGATAGCCCGCCTGCCGACATTCATTTCAAGCCGGTGGTCACCAACGCACAACATCGCACTCATTTTCTGCACACCTCCGGTACCACCGGCCGCCCGAAAGCGGTAGAAATAGAAGCGCTGAATATTTTGCGATTGGCCTTTAACCGCGACTTTTCCCCCCTGTCTGCTGATGACGTATGGGCGCATATTTCCAACCCGACGTTTGATGCATCGCTTTATGAAATTTACGGTGCACTGCTGAATGGTGCTTCACTGGTAGTTATTCCCAAACAAACTTTGATTGACCCTTACGCATTTCGCGAGGTGATTCGTAACCGCAACATTACGGCGATGTGTATTACCACCGCGCTATTTAATTTGACGGCACTGGCGCTGCCCGATGCGTTTACCGGTGTGCATCATGTATTGGTCGGCGGAGAAGCTGCCAATGCTCACGCCTTACGCGAAGTGCTGGCGCATTCGGGTGTGAAAAATTTACGCAATGCTTATGGCCCTACAGAAAGTACGGTGTATGCCACCTCACTGCATATCGTCCCCGGGTTACTGGACGGTAAAAATACTGTCAGCATTGGTCGTGCCATTGATAACACCCAGGTATTTATTCTCGATGAACAACAGCGCCCGGTGACCGGCGTACAAACGGGAGAAATTTATTTGGCCGGTGACGGTTTGGCGAGAGGCTACTGGAAACAGGATGCTTTAAATCAGCAGCGTTTTGTCACCTTGAGCCTCGCGGCGGATCAACCACCCGTACGTGTGTACCGTACCGGTGATCTTGCTTCATGGAATCGTGATGGCACCATTGAATATCTCGGGCGCGCCGATAGCCAGATCAAACTGCGTGGCCACCGGATCGAGCTGCAGGAAATAGAAACGGTTTTATTGTCTGGCGGGACGCTGGATGGTGCGGTGGTTGATTATATTCGGCCACAGATTGGCGAAGCCGAGGGCTATTTGCTGGCATACGTGGTAGCGGCAGATGATGCCGGTTTTGATCCCGAGCTTTTAAATAATGATTTAAAAAGTCGCTTGCCGGTCTGGATGTTGCCGCGCATTCGTCAGGTGCCGTTTATTCCATTAAACCCGAATGGCAAGGCGGACCGTCGTGCATTGAAGAGTTTGTATGTGGATGATGTCGCCCCCGTTGAACCCTCCGCCGACGAGGAAGAAACCCTGAGCGGGAAGATTGCCCGTATCTGGCGGGATGTTCTCGGCATTCACTCTTTAACGCCAGAAGATCATTTTTTTCAGGTTGGCGGCAGTTCCTTGCAAGCGGCGAGTCTGGTTCTCGAGTTGAAGCGGCGCCTGGCTTTTGATTTGCCCATCCGAACGCTGTACGAACATCCGCACTTGAAAGACTTTTCCTCATTCGTGCAAAACTGGTCTGTCAATCAAGCCGGGTTACAGGTGACCGATACGGTAGCCGCCTTGCGCGAAGATGCCCGCCTGGCGGACCAGATAATCGCCAGGCCGAATGAAGTGACGGATTGGCTGGCCGCTGATGAAGGGCGCATTTTTGTAACCGGCGTGACCGGGTTTCTGGGCGCCTTTTTTCTGCATGACCTGCTGCATACCGCGGGTGTGCAAACGGTTGCCTGTCTGGTGCGGGCGGACAACCAACACGATGGGCTGGCCCGCATTCGCGATAATCTTGATGCCTATGGTTTATGGAATGAAACCTTCACTGCGCGCATTCGGGTGCTGATCGGCAATCTTGGCGATGAAACCCTGGGGCTGGGGGCACAGGGTTTTGCCGAGCTGGCAAATTGGGCCAGCGTTATTTTTCACCTGGGCGCGCACGTCAACTATACCCAGCCCTACGAGTTCCACCGTGAGGCAAATGTGCAGGGCACTTTGAACATTCTGAACCTCGCCAATACCGGCCGGGGCAAGGGTGTGCATTACGTTTCCAGTATTGCCGCTTACGGGCCCACCGGTTTCTTTACCGGCACCACCGAACTCTACGAAGAAGAGTCGCTGGATTTGCATTTGCAGTCGCAGAAATACGACACCGGCTACTCGCAAAGCCAGTGGGTTGCCGAACAGTTGGTATGGGCAGCCAAAGAGCGGGGGTTGTCGGTGGTGGTGTACCGCCCCGGTTTTATTATGGGCGACAGCCAGCAGGGAATTGGCAACCACAAAGACTTCGTTGCCCGGTTGATTAAAGGCTGCATATTACTGGGCGCATTTCCCCGGCTGGAAAAGCAGAAAAAAGAATTCATCACCGTCGATTATGTGTCTGGCACTATTCTCACTATTGCCAAAAACCCGCAGCATTATGGCCATGCCTACAATCTGGTGCCGCTGCACGCGAGAGATTCGGTGAGTGTGCTGGAGTTGCATGCCATGCTGGAGCAAAGTGGTTACGCACTGGAGCTGTTGCCCTATTCACGCTGGGTACAGCGGCTGGCCGCGCACAGCACCTTGTCAGACAACCCTTTATTACCGCTGGTGCCGATGCTGCAAGAGCCGGTATTTGGTGCTCTGACGCGCTGGGAAGTCTATGAAAATATGCCGGTCTATCGCACCGATAACGTCCGGCAGGTGCTGGGCGCCGACGCGCATTGCCCGACCATGAACCAGGCGCTGCTGGACCGCTATTTACAATCCTGGCGCGCGTCCGGATTCCTGCCCGCGCAGCCACGAAAGCTGTCTGCCTGA
- a CDS encoding methyl-accepting chemotaxis protein, which translates to MLNQISVKARLLLLVCVPLLVLIATSTIAIKEMGMLRDSASGIYEHRVVPLKEIKQVADAYAVASVDVLHKYRSNLMGGSEAAAQLQQQATLASQIWQNYLSTTLTPEEEQLVEQARPQIARFQQKITDYQQRIIDGSLQQDSATEFNRELYQIADPLSATLDRLMDIQLVEAEKFKTDAAQQYEFFLQLFLTVLVVVLLVLALLSWMIYRSIQNPLHKLQEAISVVRHQSDLRARAEVFGNDEIAVTALAFNQTIHVVHQNFTELGEAVFQLAAASEEMSQISQRVSDTASEQEQQATHIATAVSQMSMAIQEVANRASSTSEQAGDVNEKTGQGYQKVTDNVSSIEQLSAIIHSASDVIEQLNQESEQITQVLAVIQNIAGQTNLLALNAAIEAARAGDAGRGFAVVADEVRTLATNTQKATESIRTMIDNLQNAAHEAVSAMTQSAQYANTSVDHAKDAGGVLGAIKSAVGVIVDMNVQISAATEEQTVVADDISKNIAAFSRSIGEITRSAGHSAGASSSLAALAARLQQQASSYRV; encoded by the coding sequence ATGTTAAATCAAATTTCGGTAAAAGCGCGTCTTTTACTTCTGGTGTGTGTGCCCTTACTGGTGTTAATCGCCACCAGTACCATCGCTATTAAGGAGATGGGAATGCTGCGCGATAGTGCGTCCGGAATATACGAGCACAGGGTAGTGCCGCTTAAAGAGATCAAACAGGTCGCCGATGCCTACGCGGTTGCCTCGGTCGATGTGTTGCACAAATACCGCAGCAATTTGATGGGCGGCTCGGAAGCTGCCGCGCAATTGCAGCAGCAGGCAACGCTAGCCAGTCAGATCTGGCAGAATTATTTATCAACCACGCTTACTCCCGAAGAGGAACAACTGGTTGAACAGGCTCGCCCTCAAATTGCCCGCTTTCAACAAAAAATAACCGACTATCAGCAGCGCATTATTGATGGCAGTTTGCAGCAGGACAGCGCCACTGAATTTAACCGGGAGCTGTATCAAATTGCCGATCCGCTCAGTGCTACGCTGGATCGTTTGATGGACATTCAGCTGGTTGAAGCCGAAAAATTCAAAACCGACGCTGCGCAACAATATGAATTTTTTCTGCAATTATTTTTAACGGTACTGGTGGTGGTACTGCTGGTTCTTGCGCTGCTTTCCTGGATGATTTATCGCTCCATACAAAACCCGCTGCACAAATTGCAAGAAGCTATTTCAGTGGTCAGGCACCAGTCGGATTTGCGTGCTCGCGCAGAAGTATTTGGTAATGATGAAATTGCGGTAACCGCACTCGCATTTAACCAGACGATTCATGTGGTGCATCAAAATTTTACCGAGCTGGGAGAGGCAGTTTTTCAACTGGCGGCGGCATCGGAAGAAATGAGCCAGATCAGCCAGCGGGTAAGTGATACCGCTTCTGAACAGGAACAACAGGCAACGCACATTGCTACCGCCGTCAGTCAAATGTCGATGGCGATTCAGGAGGTTGCCAACCGCGCGTCGTCAACGTCCGAGCAGGCTGGCGACGTGAATGAAAAAACCGGTCAGGGTTATCAAAAAGTTACCGACAATGTCAGCTCCATTGAGCAGCTTTCGGCGATTATCCACAGCGCCAGCGACGTGATTGAGCAGCTGAATCAGGAGTCTGAACAAATTACCCAGGTGCTGGCGGTTATTCAAAATATTGCCGGACAAACCAATTTGCTGGCGCTTAACGCAGCTATCGAAGCGGCGCGCGCCGGCGATGCCGGGCGCGGTTTTGCGGTAGTGGCGGATGAGGTTCGTACGCTGGCCACCAACACCCAAAAAGCCACCGAATCTATCCGCACTATGATCGACAATTTACAAAATGCTGCGCATGAAGCGGTGAGTGCCATGACGCAGTCAGCACAGTATGCCAATACCAGTGTTGACCATGCGAAGGATGCTGGCGGTGTGCTGGGAGCCATTAAATCGGCGGTGGGGGTGATTGTAGATATGAACGTGCAGATTTCTGCCGCCACCGAGGAACAAACTGTGGTGGCTGATGATATCAGCAAGAATATCGCTGCTTTCAGTCGCAGTATTGGGGAAATTACCCGCAGCGCCGGCCACAGTGCTGGTGCCAGCAGCTCACTCGCCGCACTGGCGGCTCGTTTGCAGCAACAGGCATCTTCTTACCGGGTGTAA
- a CDS encoding DUF2789 domain-containing protein, with the protein MLDTSVHSMSGLFAQLGLPNAPHEIQQFVETHRPLPQAEPLASAPCWTPSQADFLRDAIAKDSDWAEIVDELNVLLRD; encoded by the coding sequence ATGCTTGATACGTCTGTCCACTCAATGAGTGGTTTGTTTGCACAACTGGGGTTGCCCAACGCCCCGCATGAAATTCAGCAATTTGTTGAGACCCATAGACCTCTGCCACAAGCAGAACCTTTGGCCAGTGCCCCTTGCTGGACGCCATCGCAGGCTGATTTTCTGCGTGACGCGATAGCCAAGGATTCCGACTGGGCCGAGATTGTCGACGAGCTGAATGTTTTATTGCGCGACTAA
- a CDS encoding acyltransferase, whose translation MIVVRHFIGLLTSLLFLVLTLVAFVPLLPLALVKRLLPFAWCQKHCNRALDWIASTWISANTLHQRWLAGTQIEVTGDVKFSRQEWYLMAANHESWVDILVILRVFNRRIPYVKFFLKKSLIWVPFLGIAWWALDFPFMRRYSKAELERNPALKGKDIEETRRACEMYRHNPVTIINFLEGTRFTEEKHRQQKSPYRNLLIPKAGGMAFALAAMDGQLHKLLDVTIFYPDGAPTYWQYASGLVPRILVDVREYRIPADMIGDYANDAAFRQRFQAWVNTLWQAKDERLQRLKEMAQGNCQGN comes from the coding sequence ATGATTGTAGTGCGTCATTTCATCGGCTTGCTGACCAGCCTGTTATTCCTGGTGCTGACGCTGGTCGCTTTCGTACCGCTATTGCCGCTGGCGCTGGTAAAGCGGCTGCTGCCCTTTGCCTGGTGTCAAAAGCACTGCAACCGCGCGCTCGACTGGATTGCCAGCACCTGGATATCGGCCAACACCCTGCATCAGCGCTGGCTGGCCGGTACCCAAATAGAAGTAACCGGTGATGTAAAATTCAGCCGCCAGGAATGGTATTTAATGGCGGCCAACCATGAATCCTGGGTGGATATTCTGGTTATTTTGCGGGTTTTCAACCGCCGCATTCCCTACGTGAAATTCTTCCTGAAAAAATCGCTGATCTGGGTGCCGTTTTTGGGTATCGCCTGGTGGGCGCTGGACTTTCCATTTATGCGCCGCTACAGCAAAGCCGAGCTGGAGCGTAACCCGGCGCTGAAAGGCAAAGACATCGAAGAAACCCGCCGCGCCTGCGAAATGTACCGCCACAACCCGGTGACCATTATCAACTTCCTGGAAGGCACGCGCTTTACCGAGGAAAAACACCGCCAGCAAAAGTCACCCTACCGGAATTTGCTGATTCCCAAGGCGGGTGGCATGGCTTTCGCGCTGGCGGCGATGGACGGGCAATTGCACAAATTACTGGATGTAACGATTTTTTACCCGGATGGCGCTCCCACTTACTGGCAATATGCCAGTGGCCTGGTGCCGCGCATCCTGGTGGATGTTCGTGAATATCGCATTCCCGCCGATATGATTGGTGACTACGCCAACGACGCCGCCTTTCGCCAGCGTTTTCAAGCCTGGGTTAACACCCTCTGGCAAGCCAAGGACGAGCGTTTGCAGCGGCTTAAAGAGATGGCCCAGGGGAATTGCCAGGGCAATTAA
- the fabV gene encoding enoyl-ACP reductase FabV — protein MIIKPKVRGFICTNAHPQGCAANVQEQIAFTKAKGDIADAPKKVLVLGCSTGFGLASRITAAFGGGADTLGVCFEKEPTDTKTASAGYYNTSAFHDAAKAAGLYAETINGDAFSNACKDKVIETLKNGIGKVDLVIYSLASPRRTDPETGDVYSSVLKPIGKTYTSKNLNTDTLKISDVSIEPASDEEIANTVKVMGGEDWELWIDALKSAGLLADNFQTVAYTYLGDKLTWPIYGKATIGKAKEDLDRAARELSAKHGGKARVAVLKAVVTQASSAIPVMPLYLAILFKVMKAQGTHEGCIEQIQRLFTECLYSNAPRLDADNRYRVDELELDPSVQTQVEAIWDQVTEENLFELTDFEGYKAEFLRLFGFGIDGVDYDAETSPLVATNF, from the coding sequence ATGATTATCAAGCCCAAAGTACGTGGTTTTATTTGCACCAACGCCCACCCGCAAGGCTGCGCTGCCAATGTGCAGGAGCAAATTGCTTTCACCAAAGCCAAGGGCGACATTGCAGACGCACCTAAAAAAGTACTGGTACTGGGCTGTTCTACCGGTTTTGGCCTGGCGTCGCGTATTACGGCCGCTTTTGGTGGCGGCGCAGATACTCTGGGCGTGTGCTTTGAAAAAGAGCCTACCGATACCAAAACCGCTTCTGCGGGTTACTACAATACCTCGGCTTTTCACGATGCGGCCAAAGCGGCCGGTTTGTACGCTGAAACCATCAATGGCGATGCGTTCTCCAACGCCTGCAAAGACAAGGTTATCGAAACCCTGAAAAACGGCATCGGCAAAGTTGATCTGGTCATCTACAGCCTGGCATCACCTCGCCGCACCGACCCGGAAACCGGCGACGTTTATTCCTCGGTGCTCAAGCCTATCGGCAAAACCTACACCTCCAAAAACCTGAACACCGATACGCTGAAAATTTCCGATGTATCTATCGAACCGGCTTCGGACGAAGAAATCGCCAACACCGTAAAAGTGATGGGCGGCGAAGATTGGGAGCTGTGGATTGATGCATTAAAATCTGCCGGCCTGTTGGCAGACAACTTCCAAACCGTGGCCTATACCTACCTGGGCGACAAGCTGACCTGGCCAATTTATGGCAAAGCGACCATTGGTAAAGCCAAAGAAGACCTCGACCGAGCAGCCCGCGAGCTGAGTGCCAAACACGGTGGTAAAGCCCGTGTTGCGGTATTGAAAGCGGTCGTAACCCAGGCCAGCTCGGCGATTCCTGTTATGCCTTTGTACCTGGCGATTCTGTTCAAGGTAATGAAAGCGCAGGGCACCCACGAAGGTTGTATCGAGCAAATTCAGCGCCTGTTTACCGAGTGTTTGTATTCCAACGCACCGCGTCTGGATGCTGATAACCGCTACCGCGTAGACGAGCTTGAGCTGGACCCTTCAGTACAAACCCAGGTGGAAGCGATTTGGGATCAGGTAACCGAAGAGAATCTGTTCGAGCTGACCGATTTTGAAGGTTACAAGGCTGAGTTCCTGCGCCTGTTCGGTTTCGGTATTGATGGCGTAGATTACGACGCCGAAACCAGCCCGCTGGTTGCTACCAATTTTTGA
- a CDS encoding MAPEG family protein — MFYPMFAMVLLTLLVAIVLMIKRFRAVKNKQVSIGYFRLNRGEQSPPPDVIATANHFSNLFEVPLLFYVACLLAFVWNFQPATMVLLGWIFVASRAVHAFIHITYNNVVHRMLSFAVSFLSVILIWCLLAAHVIARQSF; from the coding sequence ATGTTTTACCCCATGTTTGCCATGGTTTTGCTGACCCTTCTGGTTGCGATCGTGCTGATGATCAAACGCTTCCGCGCCGTTAAAAATAAACAGGTGTCTATCGGGTACTTTCGCCTGAACCGTGGCGAACAAAGCCCACCGCCCGACGTTATTGCAACTGCGAATCATTTCAGTAACTTATTTGAAGTGCCTTTGTTGTTTTACGTGGCCTGCCTGCTGGCTTTTGTCTGGAATTTTCAGCCCGCCACCATGGTGCTGCTGGGATGGATTTTTGTTGCCTCACGTGCCGTACACGCGTTTATCCACATCACTTATAACAATGTGGTGCATAGAATGTTGTCATTTGCCGTCAGTTTTTTGAGTGTCATTCTCATTTGGTGTCTGCTTGCCGCGCACGTTATTGCTCGTCAAAGTTTTTAA
- the ydiJ gene encoding D-2-hydroxyglutarate dehydrogenase YdiJ, which translates to MIPAISQTSAVQALYLAFIDALRQQEFEGDLSPDYANRTVLATDNSIYQVLPQGVIYPRNTGDLIKITRLGQTDAFKSIVLSPRGGGTGTNGQSLTDGLVIDTSRYMNQILEINTDEKWVRVQCGVVKDQLNAAIKPYGLFFAPELSTSNRATIGGMINTDASGQGSCRYGKTRNHVLELHTVLLDGSELHSSAISDETLAAYCQRTDRIGEIHRLVNSIADEHGALIDEKFPKLNRCLTGYDLAHIRDEEGRFNLNNILCGSEGTLGFITEAKLNLLSIPKHAVLVNVNYRDFNAALRDATELMKANPTSIETVDSKVLNLAMNDIVWHSVADFFPAPESGEKIQGINLVEYTGDDEAALQDAVKNLTDMLNATSANDGSGRIGYTTVWGNDAVGKIWGMRKKAVGLLGNVDGEARPLPFVEDTAVPPENLADYILEFRQLLDEHKLAYGMFGHVDAGVLHVRPALDMKDPAQEKLIRTITDAVAALTHKYHGLLWGEHGKGVRSEYAPKFFGELYPQLQRIKAAFDPRNQLNPGKIATPSADLALLKIDEVATRGQYDRKIPTQVWEAHSEGMHCNGNGLCYSWNPNDAMCPSWKGTRERVHSPKGRASLMREWLKQLSDRGVNPLAESVAVKQSSFIGTLPGRIKNTLQKRRGDYDFSHEVHEAMAGCLACKSCVGQCPIKVDVPEFRSKFLELYYGRYLRPLKDYFIGGLEFMMPALARVPWLYNAMIKPKFMQRFMARFIGMVDSPKLSGVLLDKATAKMGIRYASLENIAQLSDEQKERAVIVVQDAFTSYFETSFVLDSLALLQKLGFIPLIAPFKPNGKPLQVHGFLKAFSKTADRNAMLLNGLASSGIPLIGLEPAMTLTYRAEYKKVLGAQAPKVQLIQEFLAGQKTRLEEHKALFGSGEFSLLAHCTEKTNAVASIKDWQTVFATLGQTLQVIETGCCGMAGTYGHETANVETSKKIYALSWEKVVNNPANEGKLTATGYSCRSQVKRLDDAQLPHPLQILLAQLQTGNPQ; encoded by the coding sequence ATGATCCCAGCCATTTCACAAACCTCCGCCGTTCAGGCTCTTTATCTGGCATTTATTGATGCCTTGCGCCAACAGGAATTTGAGGGTGATCTGAGCCCGGATTATGCCAACCGCACGGTACTGGCCACCGACAACTCGATTTATCAGGTCTTGCCGCAGGGTGTTATTTACCCGCGCAATACCGGTGATCTGATTAAAATTACCCGCCTTGGGCAGACCGATGCCTTTAAAAGCATCGTGCTCAGCCCACGTGGCGGCGGCACCGGTACCAACGGCCAATCACTCACCGACGGTCTGGTAATTGATACCTCGCGGTACATGAATCAGATTCTTGAAATCAATACCGACGAAAAATGGGTGCGTGTGCAGTGCGGCGTGGTGAAAGACCAGTTGAACGCAGCGATCAAACCTTATGGTTTGTTTTTCGCACCGGAACTCTCCACCAGCAACCGCGCCACTATCGGCGGCATGATCAATACCGATGCCTCCGGTCAGGGCTCCTGTCGTTATGGTAAAACCCGCAACCATGTACTCGAATTGCACACGGTGTTGCTGGATGGCAGCGAGTTGCATTCCTCAGCAATTTCTGACGAAACCCTGGCGGCCTATTGCCAGCGCACCGATCGCATTGGTGAAATTCACCGCCTGGTGAACAGCATTGCCGACGAACACGGCGCGTTGATTGATGAAAAATTTCCGAAACTGAATCGCTGCCTCACCGGTTATGACCTGGCGCACATCCGCGATGAAGAAGGCCGTTTTAATCTCAACAATATTTTGTGCGGTAGCGAAGGCACGCTCGGTTTTATTACCGAAGCCAAATTGAATTTGCTGAGCATTCCCAAACATGCGGTATTGGTGAATGTAAATTACCGCGATTTTAACGCCGCCCTGCGTGACGCTACCGAACTCATGAAGGCCAACCCGACCTCCATCGAAACCGTAGACTCCAAAGTATTAAACCTGGCGATGAATGACATCGTCTGGCACAGCGTTGCCGACTTTTTCCCGGCGCCGGAAAGCGGCGAAAAAATTCAAGGCATCAACCTGGTGGAATACACCGGTGATGATGAAGCGGCGCTGCAAGACGCCGTAAAAAATCTTACCGACATGCTCAACGCCACCTCGGCTAATGATGGCTCAGGCCGTATCGGCTACACCACCGTGTGGGGCAATGATGCGGTTGGCAAAATCTGGGGCATGCGTAAAAAAGCCGTTGGTTTGCTGGGCAACGTCGACGGCGAAGCGCGCCCGCTGCCGTTTGTAGAAGACACCGCCGTACCGCCGGAAAACCTCGCCGACTATATTCTCGAATTCCGCCAATTGCTGGATGAGCATAAACTCGCTTACGGTATGTTTGGTCACGTCGATGCCGGCGTATTACACGTACGCCCGGCGCTGGATATGAAAGACCCGGCGCAGGAAAAACTGATCCGCACCATTACCGATGCCGTGGCGGCACTCACCCACAAATACCACGGTTTGTTGTGGGGCGAGCATGGCAAGGGCGTACGCTCGGAATACGCACCGAAATTTTTTGGCGAGCTCTACCCGCAACTGCAACGCATCAAAGCCGCTTTCGACCCGCGCAACCAGTTAAACCCGGGCAAAATTGCCACTCCGTCCGCCGACCTGGCGCTGCTGAAAATTGATGAAGTGGCCACACGCGGCCAATACGATCGCAAAATTCCAACCCAGGTGTGGGAAGCGCACAGCGAAGGCATGCACTGTAACGGTAACGGCCTGTGCTACAGCTGGAACCCGAACGATGCCATGTGTCCGTCCTGGAAAGGCACCCGCGAGCGCGTTCACTCGCCCAAAGGCCGCGCTTCATTAATGCGCGAATGGTTAAAGCAACTGAGTGATCGCGGTGTCAATCCGCTGGCAGAAAGTGTTGCGGTAAAACAAAGCAGTTTTATCGGCACCCTGCCCGGCCGTATTAAAAACACGCTGCAAAAACGTCGTGGCGATTATGACTTCTCGCACGAAGTGCACGAAGCCATGGCCGGCTGCCTTGCCTGTAAATCCTGCGTGGGGCAATGCCCGATCAAAGTCGATGTACCGGAATTTCGCAGCAAATTTCTCGAGCTTTACTACGGCCGCTATTTGCGCCCGCTGAAAGATTATTTTATTGGCGGCCTCGAATTTATGATGCCGGCGCTGGCGCGAGTGCCCTGGCTGTACAACGCCATGATCAAACCGAAATTTATGCAGCGTTTTATGGCGCGCTTTATCGGCATGGTCGACAGCCCGAAACTGTCCGGTGTTTTGCTGGACAAAGCTACCGCCAAAATGGGTATTCGTTACGCCAGTCTGGAAAATATTGCGCAACTGTCTGACGAGCAAAAAGAACGCGCGGTAATTGTGGTGCAAGACGCGTTCACCAGTTATTTTGAAACGTCTTTTGTACTCGACTCACTGGCACTACTGCAAAAGCTCGGTTTTATTCCGTTGATTGCGCCGTTCAAACCCAACGGCAAACCCTTGCAAGTGCACGGCTTCCTCAAAGCGTTTAGTAAAACCGCTGACCGTAACGCCATGCTGTTGAATGGTTTGGCCTCGTCCGGCATTCCGCTGATCGGTCTTGAACCGGCCATGACACTCACCTACCGCGCCGAATATAAAAAGGTACTGGGTGCGCAGGCGCCGAAAGTTCAATTGATTCAGGAATTCCTCGCCGGGCAGAAAACCCGCCTGGAAGAACACAAAGCGCTGTTTGGTAGCGGCGAGTTTTCCCTGCTGGCACACTGCACCGAAAAAACCAACGCGGTGGCTTCCATTAAAGATTGGCAAACCGTATTCGCCACACTCGGGCAAACACTGCAAGTCATCGAAACCGGCTGCTGCGGTATGGCAGGCACCTACGGCCACGAAACGGCCAACGTGGAAACCTCGAAAAAAATCTATGCCCTGTCATGGGAAAAAGTGGTCAACAATCCCGCCAATGAAGGCAAACTGACCGCCACCGGCTATTCCTGCCGCAGCCAGGTAAAACGTCTGGATGACGCCCAATTGCCACATCCGCTACAAATTTTGCTGGCGCAGCTGCAAACCGGCAACCCACAGTAA